A single region of the Chrysoperla carnea chromosome 5, inChrCarn1.1, whole genome shotgun sequence genome encodes:
- the LOC123300912 gene encoding putative tRNA pseudouridine synthase Pus10, producing the protein MSEQEIFQYLNEIGCCNLCNLRHLGCTNKKFYINFELFLKEKNLNDKDDTEIEPNSKKLKENVCIVCLGLLQNHFINELLEFIEKNTSVNEYDSTNFACAISLPIAQQIRAHSVNLHLKEKFPEYYEQGNYKYVLLENINEIPLKEVWKWVITPKINERLNKSLDNGANCDFLITLNLKYVDEEKELNLLFKVSPETFKERNRNFKKFRGETFTKKSVETFLEQVDKEKFKEHIQCPPQVPNFSINCSNIECTHNSIYLAGRYMKYSRELSQTPWIINGKRMMEASVQEIICAPLASLFNFHIDYIKFISSGREDCDVRCLGNGRPFVLEIINPKKTKFAYEEFRKLESEINKSELIQVRDMQLVPKEDLIIIKQGEESKTKVYQALCISQQQITQENLDKLSDMKDIVLQQKTPIRVLHRRPLAIRPRTIHYMNAQMIPGNSKMFTLDVETQAGTYVKEFVHGDFGRTKPSLSSILGIDVDIIALDVTAIKLDFPKPIENS; encoded by the exons ATGTCTGAgcaagaaatttttcaatatttaaatgaaattggatGCTGTAATCTTTGCAATTTACGGCATTTAGGTTGtaccaacaaaaaattttacattaactttgaattatttttaaaagag AAAAACTTAAATGATAAAGATGATACAGAAATCGAACCgaattcaaagaaattaaagGAGAATGTTTGTATTGTATGTTTGGGATTacttcaaaatcattttattaatgagTTACTggaatttattgagaaaaatacgAGTGTCAATGAATACGATAGCACGAATTTTGCATGTGCGATTAGTTTACCAATTGCTCAACAAATTCGAGCACACagtgttaatttacatttaaaagaaaaatttcctgAATATTATGAACAAG GAAACTATAAATATGtacttttagaaaatataaatgaaattccGTTAAAAGAAGTATGGAAATGGGTGATTACACCAAAAATTAATGAACGATTGAACAAGAGCTTAGATAATGGTGCGAATTGCGATTTTCTGATTACGCTTAACTTGAAATACGTTGACGAAgaaaag gaactgaatttattgtttaaagttaGCCCAGAAACATTTAAAGAACGTAAtcgaaattttaagaaatttcgtggtgaaacatttacgaaaaaaagtgtGGAAACATTTTTAGAACAGGTTGATAAAGAGAAATTTAAGGAACACATTCAGTGTCCACCACAAGtgccaaatttttcaattaattgtagTAACATTGAATGTACACATAATTCCATTTATTTAGCGGGaag gTACATGAAATATTCACGTGAATTAAGTCAAACTCCATGGATAATCAATGGAAAACGTATGATGGAAGCTTCTGTACAAGAAATTATATGCGCTCCATTGGCATCCTTATTTAA ttttcacatAGATTACATCAAATTTATATCGAGTGGTCGAGAAGATTGTGATGTACGTTGCTTAGGAAATGGTCGACCTTTtgtattagaaataattaatccgaaaaaaacaaaatttgcataTGAAGAATTTCGTAAATTAGAATCAGAAATTAATAAGTCTGAATTAATACAAGTACGAGATATGCAACTTGTACCAAA GGAAGATCTGATCATTATCAAACAAGGCGAAGAATCGAAAACTAAAGTGTATCAAGCTTTATGTATTAGCCAACAACAAATAACTCAAGAAAATTTGGATAAATTATCGGATATGAAAGATATTGTACTTCAACAGAAAACGCCAATACGTGTTTTACATCGAAGACCTCTAGCAATACGTCCACGAACTATTCATTATATGAACGCTCAAATGATACCTG GAAATTCCAAAATGTTTACTCTGGATGTTGAAACACAAGCTGGTACATATGTCAAAGAATTTGTTCATGGTGATTTTGGACGAACCAAACCTAGTTTAAGTTCAATTCTAGGTATCGATGTCGATATAATTGCATTAGATGTTACAGCGATTAAATTAGATTTCCCAAAACCTATAGAAAATAGCTAG